In a single window of the Thamnophis elegans isolate rThaEle1 chromosome 8, rThaEle1.pri, whole genome shotgun sequence genome:
- the HSBP1L1 gene encoding heat shock factor-binding protein 1-like protein 1 — MADNDPPSAKELSQFAENLLQKVQENFEDLTDKLSLQMDEMGERINDLEKHVAGLMAEAGIENTSEDSEQTEEIKET; from the exons ATGGCCGACAACGACCCGCCAAGCGCCAAAGAGCTGTCTCAGTTT GCAGAAAATCTCCTACAAAAGGTGCAAGAAAATTTTGAAGACCTGACCGATAAATTATCTCTACAAA TGGATGAGATGGGTGAACGGATAAATGATTTGGAAAAGCATGTTGCTGGACTAATGGCTGAAGCTGGAATAGAAAATACTAGTGAAGATTCTGAACA AACTGAAGAAATCAAAGAAACCTGA